From the Rhinolophus sinicus isolate RSC01 linkage group LG02, ASM3656204v1, whole genome shotgun sequence genome, one window contains:
- the AQP2 gene encoding aquaporin-2, producing MWELRSIAFSRAVFAEFLATLLFVFFGLGSALNWPQTLPSVLTIAMAFGLAIGTLVQALGHISGAHINPAVTVACLVGCHVSFLRAAFYVAAQLLGAVAGAALLHEITPPDIRGNLAINALNNNATAGQAVTVELFLTLQLVLCIFASTDERRGDNLGTPALSIGFSVALGHLLGIHFTGCSMNPARSLAPAVVTGKFDDHWVFWIGPLVGAILGSLLYNYVLFPPAKSLSERLAVLKGLEPDTDWEEREVRRRQSVELHSPQSLPRGSKA from the exons ATGTGGGAACTCCGGTCCATAGCCTTCTCCAGGGCTGTGTTTGCAGAGTTCCTGGCCACACTCCTCTTCGTCTTCTTTGGCCTGGGCTCGGCCCTCAACTGGCCACAGACCTTGCCCTCCGTGCTGACAATTGCCATGGCCTTTGGCTTAGCTATTGGCACGCTGGTGCAGGCCCTGGGCCACATCAGCGGGGCCCACATCAACCCTGCCGTGACTGTGGCCTGCCTGGTGGGCTGCCACGTCTCCTTTCTCCGGGCCGCTTTCTACGTGGCTGCCCAGCTGCTGGGGGCTGTGGCAGGGGCTGCCCTACTTCATGAGATCACACCACCAGACATCCGAGGGAACCTGGCTATCAATGCC CTCAACAACAATGCAACAGCTGGCCAGGCCGTCACTGTGGAGCTTTTCCTGACCTTGCAGCTGGTGCTCTGCATCTTTGCCTCCACCGATGAGCGCCGTGGAGACAACCTGGGCACCCCGGCCCTCTCCATTGGCTTCTCTGTGGCCCTGGGCCACCTCCTCGGG ATCCACTTCACTGGCTGTTCCATGAATCCTGCCCGCTCCCTGGCTCCAGCTGTTGTCACCGGCAAATTTGATGATCACTGG GTCTTCTGGATCGGACCCCTGGTCGGCGCCATCTTGGGCTCCCTCCTCTACAACTACGTCCTGTTCCCGCCCGCCAAGAGCCTGTCGGAGCGCCTGGCCGTGCTGAAGGGGCTAGAACCGGACACCGACTGGGAGGAGCGCGAGGTGCGGCGGCGGCAGTCGGTGGAGCTGCACTCGCCGCAGAGCCTCCCGCGGGGCAGCAAGGCCTGA
- the AQP5 gene encoding aquaporin-5 produces the protein MQGGCQAASRTVGPGERTEPGSQTPVPNATAAPTRAHRCRSAPAPTMKKEVCSVAFVKAVFTEFLATLIFVFFGLGSALPWPSALPTILQISLAFGLAIGTLAQALGPVSGGHINPAITLALLVGNQISLLRAVFYVVAQLVGAIAGAGILYGVAPVNARGKLAVNELSNDTTPGHALVAELILTFQLALCIFSSTDSRRTSPVGSPALSIGLSVTLGHLVGIYFTGCSMNPARSFGPAVVMKQFSSEHWVFWVGPIVGAALAAILYFYLLFPNSLSLSERVAVVKGTYEPEEDWEEQHEERKKTMELTAR, from the exons ATGCAGGGCGGGTGCCAGGCCGCTAGTCGCACAGTGGGCCCAGGAGAGCGCACCGAGCCTGGGAGCCAGACCCCTGTCCCCAACGCCACCGCTGCCCCGACGCGTGCCCACCGCTGCCGCTCAGCACCTGCACCTACCATGAAGAAGGAAGTGTGCTCGGTGGCCTTCGTCAAGGCCGTTTTCACTGAGTTCCTGGCCACCCTCATCTTCGTCTTCTTCGGCCTTGGCTCCGCCCTCCCGTGGCCGtcggcgctgcccaccatcctgcAGATCTCTCTGGCCTTTGGCCTGGCCATTGGCACCCTGGCCCAAGCCCTGGGGCCGGTGAGCGGTGGCCACATCAACCCCGCCATCACACTGGCCCTCTTAGTGGGCAACCAGATCTCCCTGCTCCGGGCTGTCTTCTACGTGGTGGCCCAGCTGGTGGGTGCCATTGCCGGAGCGGGCATCCTCTATGGGGTGGCACCAGTCAATGCCCGGGGCAAGCTGGCTGTCAACGAG CTCAGCAACGACACGACGCCGGGCCACGCTTTGGTGGCAGAGCTGATTCTGACCTTCCAGCTGGCACTCTGCATCTTTTCCTCCACCGACTCCCGTCGCACTAGCCCTGTGGGCtccccagccctgtccattgGTCTCTCGGTCACACTAGGCCATCTCGTGGGG ATCTACTTCACCGGCTGCTCCATGAATCCAGCCCGCTCTTTCGGCCCCGCAGTGGTCATGAAGCAGTTCAGCTCTGAGCACTGG GTATTCTGGGTGGGGCCCATTGTGGGGGCTGCCCTGGCTGCCATCCTCTACTTCTACCTGCTCTTCCCCAACTCCCTGAGCCTGAGTGAGCGCGTGGCCGTCGTCAAGGGCACATACGAGCCTGAGGAGGACTGGGAGGAGCAGCATGAGGAGCGAAAGAAGACCATGGAGCTGACTGCCCGCTGA